CGCCAGGGACGTGCTCCGGATGGCGACCGTCAACGGCGCGGCGATCGCCGGGCTCGACTACGGCGTCGTCGCGGCGGGCAAGCGGGCGAAACTGCTCGTGCTCGACGGCGACTCCGACAACCTCGCCGGCGTTCGCGACCCCGTCCGCGCCGTGGTCCGCCGGGCGGGACAGGCCGACGTGAAACGCGTCCTCCTCTGAGGCTCACGCCGGGCGGAGGTGTTCGCAGTCGCCGGCGTGGACGGTCCGCGTTCCGTCGTCGGTCCGGACGACGAGCGCGCCGGGAAACGCGACGTCGACCGCCTCGCCCTCGATCGTCTCGGTCGCCGTCTCGATCCGGACCCGACGCCCGAGCGTGTCGGCGTGCTCGCGCCACGCGTCGAGCACCGCCTCGGGCGCGTCGCGGAGGTCGTGAAACTCCTCGAGGAGGCGCTGGACGAACAGCCGGCGCTCGACGTCGCCCGCCTCCGCGCGGACGCTCGTCGCGCCCGGGGGCAGCGCGTCGGCGTCGACGTTGGCGTTGACGCCGACGCCGACGAGCAGCCACGACACCCGGTCGGCCTCGCCCTGCATCTCGGTGAGGATGCCCGCCAGTTTGCGGCCGCCGCGTGGCGCGTCGGCGTCGACGAGTACACCGTCAGACGGGTCTGACGAGCCATCGTTCGCTGCGCTCACGATGACGTCGTTCGGCCACTTGATCGACGCGTCGACGCCCGCTTCCCGCGCCGCGCGCGCCGTCGCGACGGCCGCGGCGAGGGTGTAGATCGGGGCGTGGGCGGGCGGACAGTCGGGCTGGAAGACGACACTCAGCCAGACGCCACCGGACGGTGCGCTCCAGGCCCGGCGGAGTCGCCCTCGGCTCCCGGTCTGTTCGTCGGCGAGGACGACCACGTCCCTCTCGCCCGCCGTCGCGAGTTCGCGTCCGCGGTCGTTCGTGCTCCCGACGGTGTCGTGGTACTCGACCGTGTACGGCGCGCCGAGGCCGTACTCGACGGCCGCCGCGCCGAACTCCGGTACCGTGGCGACGACGTAGCCGTCGTCGGTCGACTCGACCCCGAACCCCTCGTCGCGGAGGGCTTCGACCTGCTTCCAGATCGCTGCGCGCGAGACCTCGAGGCGCTCGGCCAACTCGGGGCCGGCCACCGGCCCGCTCATCAGTTCGGCGAGCAACGCGCGACGTGTCTCGTTCATGCAGGGAGGAGACGCGAGGTCGGTATGAAAGCGCCGACCTGCGTCAGACGTCGGGGAGCGACCAGTAGCCCAACGCGAGTTCCGCCAGTCCACCGTCGACGAGAAAGACGGCGACCTGGCCGCCTCCGCCGCCGAGCGCACCGCCGAACAACGCGGCGACGAACAGTGCGACGCCGACAACGACGAGTTTCACCGCCGTGACGAGATCCGAGACCGTCTCGACCGCCACGTCCCGCTCGTCTCGGTCATGACCGGGATCACGACTGTCAACCGGTTCCGTGCCGTCGCTGTCGGCTCCGTCCGCAGGCGTGGAGGGCATCGTGAGTGGCGTCGCAGTGTCTTCGTTCCGGCAGGGTCACTCGATGACGACGAGGACGTCGCCCATGTCGACGGAGTCGCCCTCGCCCACGAGCACCTGCGAGACGGTCCCGCCGGCCTCGGCGACGACGTCGTTCTCCATCTTCATCGCCTCAAGGACGCAGACGACGTCGCCGGCGGCGACCTCGTCGCCCTCGTTCACCTCGACCGAGAGGATCGTCCCCTGCATCTCCGCGGCGACCTGCTCGCCGTCGGCCGCGACGGCCGCGCCGCCGTCGTCGTTCGTCGCGACGTCGGGGCGACTCCGCCCCCCACCGCCGGCGGGCACCCCGATCGCCGGCGCGCCGCGCTCTTCGAGCGACACCTGGAACCGCTTGCCGTTGACCTCGACGGTGAACTCCCGTTCGGTGACCTCCTCCTCGTCCGCGTCGTCCGACGACTCCACGGGACCCCAGCGCTCGACCGCCTGCTGGATCCGGTCGTGGTCGAGTTCCTCGTCGAGGTACTTCGTGGTGTGGGTCCCCTCGGTGAACGCCTTGTCCGTGATCATCAGGCGGTGGAACGGGATGATGGTGTGAAAGCCCGTGATCTCGTACTCCCGGAGCGCGCGTTCGGACCGCGCCAGACACTCCTCACGATCGCTCGCGTGGACGATGAGCTTCGCCACCATCGAGTCGTAGTCCGTCACGAGGTCGTCGCCCTGCCGGATCGCGTCGTCGAGTCGGACGCCGATGCCGCCCGGCGGGTCGTACGTCTCGAACGTGCCGCCTGGCGCCGGGGCGAACTCGTCGGCGGGGTTCTCGGCGTTGATCCGGTACTCGATGGCGTGACCGTCGATCTCGACGTCGTCCTGCGCGAAGTCGAGTTCCTCGTCGGCGGCGACCCGGAGCTGCCACTTGACGATGTCGATCCCCGTGATCTCCTCGGTGACGGTGTGTTCGACCTGTATCCTCGTGTTCACCTCGAGGAAGTAGAAGTCCGCGTCCGGCCCGAGGAGTTCGTCGGCTCCCCGCGGTTCCTCCTCGACGAGGAACTCGAACGTCCCGGCGTTGTAGTAGTCCGCGGCGTCGGCACCGCGACGGGCGGCCTCGCCGATCTTCTCCCGCAGTTCGTCGGTGAGTGCGGGACTGGGCCCCTCCTCGATGACTTTCTGGTGTCGGCGCTGGAGCGAGCAGTCCCGCTCGCCGAGGTGACGAACGTTCCCGTGACGGTCGGCGAGGATCTGGACCTCGATGTGTCTGGGCTTTTCGAGGTATCGCTCCAGATAGACCGACGGGTTGTCGAAGTACGCCTCGCCCTCGCGTTTGGCGCTCTGCAGTTTCTCCTCCGCCTCGTCGGGGTCGCGGACGATCTTCATCCCGCGTCCACCGCCACCACCTTCGGCCTTGATCGCGATGGGGTAGCCGTACTCCTCGCCGAACTCGTGGACCTCGGCGGGGTCGTCGACGGGGTCGGTCGTCCCGGGGACGATGGGGACGCCGGCCTCGTTCATCACTTTCCGGGCTTTGGTCTTCTCGCCCAGTCGCTCCATCGCGTCGGCCGACGGACCGATCCACACCACTTCGCTCTCCTCGACCTTGCGCGCGAACGTGGCGTTCTCGGCGAGGAAGCCGTATCCCGGATGGATCGCGTCCGCGCCGGCCTTCCGCGCGGCGTCGAGCACCGCCTCGTGGTCGAGGTACGAGTCCGCCGCCCGGGCCGGGCCGACGTTGTACGCCTCGTCGGCGTAGCGGACGTGTCCCGCGTGTTTGTCGGCGTCGCTGTAGACGGCGACCGTTCGAACGCCCAGTTCCGCACAGGCACGCATGACGCGAACCGCGATCTCTCCACGGTTCGCCACCAGGACCTTGCTGAACATTTGGGAGCTATTTCTCACATGCCCTACGTGTTTCTATCGGTTCGCCACATCGGTGCCGATTCCCCCTGTCGTGATCAGCGAACGAGGCGTCTCGTCCGTCACGGAGTTCGCAACCACGCCGTACGCGACGATCGAGTGTCTGTTCCGGATCTTTTTCCCGCCTATCATAGACTCTTGTCCAGTAATCTCTCCGAGAGGCGGCTTCGACTGAAAGATCGTGAGCATCGGGGCGATTCCGAAGCGTCTTATGGGAGTGCCACACAAGCACACGCCAATGACTGTACGGATCGGTATCCTCGGTGCAACCGGCGCGGTCGGCCAACGATTCATCCAGCTCCTCGACGACCACCCGACGTTCGAACTCGCGGCGCTGACCGCGAGCGAGGCGTCGGCGGGGACACCCTACCGCGAGGCCGCGAAGTGGCGGGTCAACACGCCCATCCCGGACGACGTCGCCGAGATGACCGTCGGTCGCACCCACCCCGACGACGTTCCGGACGACGTCGATCTGCTCTTCTCGTCGCTCCCCTCGTCGGTCGCCGCCGAGGTCGAACCGCGCTTCTTGGAGGAGGGGTACGTCGTCTCCTCGAACTCCTCGAACGACCGGATGGCCGAGGACGTTCCGCTGACGATCCCCGAGATCAACCCCGGGCATCTGGACCTCATCGAGGTCCAGCGCGACGAGCGCGGCTGGGACGGCGCGCTCGTAAAGAACCCCAACTGCTCGACGATCACGATGGTCCCGACGCTCGCCGCGCTCGACGAGTTCGGCCTCGAACGCGTGAACGTCACCACGCTCCAGGCGGTCTCCGGTGCGGGCTACTCCGGCGTGACCTCGATGGAGATCATCGACAACGCGCTCCCGAACATCGGCGGCGAGGAGTCGAAGATGGAGACGGAGTCCAGAAAGCTGCTCGGAACGTTCGACGGCGCCGAGGTCGAACTCCACGGGATGGACGTCGCCGCCTCCTGCAACCGGATCCCGACGCTCGACGGCCACCTCGAGAACGTCTTCGCCGACCTCGCCGACGACCCCACAGTCGACGAGGTCGCGGCGGCGATGCGCGCGTTCCCGGGCGTCGACCTGCCGAGCGCGCCCGAGCAGTTGATCCACGTGTTCGACGACCCCGCCCGGCCCCAGCCGCGCCTCGACCGCGACCGCGAGGGCGGGATGGCCGTCTCCGCGGGCGGGATCCAGGGGACCACGAACGGCGTGAAGTACAACTGTCTCGCACACAACACGATCCGCGGTGCCGCCGGTGCCTCCCTCCTCAACGGCGAACTCCTCGTCGAAGAGGGCTGGGTCTGAGGCCGACGCGTCCTTTTTCTCGGATCCACGAATCCTTTTCTCGGTGCCGCCCCCACCGTCGAGCGATGGGAGTGTCCGAGGCCGCGGGTCACCTCAGCCGCTGGCGAGAGGCGCACCCGGCGACGTCGACCCTCTCGGCCGTCCTCGTGGCCGCCTTCGCCGTCGAGTCGATCGTCTGGTGGCTGTTCGGCTACCCCGCGATCGACTTTTGGTTCAGCGCGTCGGCGTCGCCGTCGCCGGGGTGGCTCCTCGCCCCCCTCGCACACTCCTCGCTCGCCCATCTCGGGGGGAACCTCCTCTTTTTACTCGTGTACGGCTCGCTCGCCGAGGCCGACCTCTCGGTGCCGACCTGGTACTGGCTCTTCGCGGTCAGCGCGCTCGCGGGGACCGCCGCGCAGGTGTGGAGCTACCTCCTCGCGGGCGTCGAGGGCGGTGCCGTCGGCGCGAGCGCGGGCGTCGTCGCGCTCGTCTCGTTCGTGGGCGTTCGGACCGCAGTTGAGGGTCCCGAGGAGCGATCGACCGCCGCGTACCTCCTCGGCGTCGCCGGCGGCGTCGGCATGCTCGCGCTGATCGCCAACGACTTCTTTCTGACCAGTGGCTCGGGATCCGCCGAGTTCGCACACCTCCTCGGCGTCGCGGTCGGCACGCTCGCGGGCGTCTCGATCCGACGGTGAGCCGCCCCGCCTCAGCCCTCCTCGGCCCGGACGTGCGCCCCGCCGTCGACCGCCGTCAGCGCCGACACGTCCCGAACGTGTGCCACCACGTTCACTGGCGCGGCCGCCCGCGGCTCCTCGCCTTCGGACGCCGGCGTCGGTCCCCAGAACAGACACAGCTTCGAGCCTGCCGGCCAGTACGCGACCGCACCGACGTCGACCACCGCGCGGGCGTTCTCCGGGCCGACGTCGACCGGGACCGAGAAGTACAGTTCGTCGCCCCACCGCGCGGCGTCGCCGGCGACGGGGAGCGCTTCGGCGAGCGCCGCGCTCGTCCGCGGGGCGTCGTCGGTCCAGTCGGCCGTGAGTTCGATCTCCCGTGAGGCGTCGGCGACGGTGAGGCGGAGGGGCCCCATCAGTCAAGCGCCTCGGCGACGAGTTCGATTGGGTGTGGCGGCGCGTCGGCCGCCCGGCCGCGGTCGCCGAGTTGGGAGCGACACGACGCGCCCGGCGCGGTGACGCGCTCCCCGGCGCTCTCGGCCACCTGGTCGAACAGGATGCGACCGATGGCCTTCGAGAGCGCGAAGTGTTCGGCCTCGTAGCCGAAGGAGCCGGCCATCCCGCAACAGCCCGAGTCGAGCGGGTCGACCGCGTAGCCCACTCTCCGAAGCACGCCGACGGCGTGGTGGTCCTTGTTCGTCGCCTTCTGGTTGCAGTGGCCGTGGTAGGTGAGCGACCCCGCCGACTCCGGCGCGGGCGTCGGTAACTCCCCGTCCAGGCGGTGGACGTCGAGGTACTCACAGACCCCGTACGCCGCGTCGGAGACCTGTTCGACCGCCGGCCCCGACAGCAGGTCGCGGTACTCGTCCTGGAACATCACGGCGTCGGAGGGCTCGACGAACACGACCGACCAGCCGTCGTCGACGCTCCCCTGGAGTCGGTCGACGTTCGCCTCCGCACGCTCGTGGGCGAGGTCGAGAAAGCCCTTGGAGTAGGCCGCGCGTCCCGAGGGCTCGAGATCGGTCGGGATCGACACGTGGACGCCGGCGGCCTCGAGGACGCGGACTGCGGCTCGTCCCGGCTCCGGATACGAGTAGTTCGTATACGTGTCGGGGAACAGGAGGACGCGGTGGGCGGCCTCGCTCGCGGAGACGCGGGAGCCACCGCGTGCCTCGAACCAGTCGACGAGCGTCTCGCGGGTGAACGTCGGGAGTTCTCGGTCCTTGGCGATCCCAAGCACGGACTCCATCACGGTCCGCGCGCCGGGCACCTTCGTCGCCCAGTTCGACACCGGCGCGAGCGTGCTGCCGAGCCGCGACCACGAGTCGATGTCGGCGAACAGCTTCTCGCGGGCGGACGTCCCCTCGCGCTGGTGGTACTGGTGTTTGACCTCCGTCTTGAGCTTGGCCATGTCGACGCCTGTCGGGCAGTCCGACTTACAGCCCTTGCAGCCGACACAGAGGTCCAATACCTCCTCTTGGAACCGGTCGGAGTACAGTTCATCCTCGGGAAGGTCGCCGCTGATCGCCGCCCGGAGCATGTTCGCTCTCCCTCGCGTGGTCTGGATCTCCTCTTTCGACGCCCGGTAGGTGGGACACATCACGTCGGACTCGGTCTGTCGGCAGGTGCCACAGCCGTTGCAGAGTTCGACGAGGTGTGAGAAGCCGCCTTCCTCGGAGAAGTCCAGCGCCGTCTGCGGCTCCAGCGACGAGTAGTCGGCACCGTAGCGGAGGTCGTCGCGCATGTCTGTCGGGTCGTCGTCGCGGTAGACGACCTTCCCCGGGTTCATCAGCCAGTCGGGGTCGAACGCCGTCTTCACCTGCTTGAACGCCGTCCACAGCTCCTCGCCGTACATCTTCGGGTTGAACTCCGTCCGCGCGAGGCCGTCGCCGTGCTCGCCGGAGAACGCGCCGTGGTGTTCGAGCACGAGGTCGGTGACGGCGTCGGCGATGTCGTGCATCGTCTCGATGCCCTGTTCGGCTTTGAGCGAGAGGATCGGGCGGATGTGGAGCGTGCCGACGCCCGCGTGGGCGAAGTACGCCGCCGACGTGCCGTTCTCTTCCAACACGCGCTCGAACTGCTGGACGTACTCGGCGAGTTCCTCGGGTGGGACGGAGGCGTCCTCGATGAACGGGTACGGCTTGGGGTCGCCCTGCATCGACATGAGCAGGGGAATCGCGGCCTTTCGGAGCTTCCAGACGTCCGCCTGCGCTTCGGGCGTGTACGCCTCGACAGCCGCGAAGGCCTCCGCGGCCGCCGGCTCCGGGGCCTGTCCCGCGGTCGCCCCGCCGTCGGTCTCGCGCCGTCGCGGTGCCTCCCCGAGGAGTTCGGCGTCGTCGGCGAGGAAGTGGTCGTTCGTCTCGGCGATGGCCGCCTCGAACTCCCCGTGCTGTTCGGAGTCGAACTCCAGCATGAGCGCCG
This Salinigranum marinum DNA region includes the following protein-coding sequences:
- a CDS encoding biotin--[acetyl-CoA-carboxylase] ligase, whose translation is MNETRRALLAELMSGPVAGPELAERLEVSRAAIWKQVEALRDEGFGVESTDDGYVVATVPEFGAAAVEYGLGAPYTVEYHDTVGSTNDRGRELATAGERDVVVLADEQTGSRGRLRRAWSAPSGGVWLSVVFQPDCPPAHAPIYTLAAAVATARAAREAGVDASIKWPNDVIVSAANDGSSDPSDGVLVDADAPRGGRKLAGILTEMQGEADRVSWLLVGVGVNANVDADALPPGATSVRAEAGDVERRLFVQRLLEEFHDLRDAPEAVLDAWREHADTLGRRVRIETATETIEGEAVDVAFPGALVVRTDDGTRTVHAGDCEHLRPA
- a CDS encoding acetyl-CoA carboxylase biotin carboxylase subunit; its protein translation is MFSKVLVANRGEIAVRVMRACAELGVRTVAVYSDADKHAGHVRYADEAYNVGPARAADSYLDHEAVLDAARKAGADAIHPGYGFLAENATFARKVEESEVVWIGPSADAMERLGEKTKARKVMNEAGVPIVPGTTDPVDDPAEVHEFGEEYGYPIAIKAEGGGGGRGMKIVRDPDEAEEKLQSAKREGEAYFDNPSVYLERYLEKPRHIEVQILADRHGNVRHLGERDCSLQRRHQKVIEEGPSPALTDELREKIGEAARRGADAADYYNAGTFEFLVEEEPRGADELLGPDADFYFLEVNTRIQVEHTVTEEITGIDIVKWQLRVAADEELDFAQDDVEIDGHAIEYRINAENPADEFAPAPGGTFETYDPPGGIGVRLDDAIRQGDDLVTDYDSMVAKLIVHASDREECLARSERALREYEITGFHTIIPFHRLMITDKAFTEGTHTTKYLDEELDHDRIQQAVERWGPVESSDDADEEEVTEREFTVEVNGKRFQVSLEERGAPAIGVPAGGGGRSRPDVATNDDGGAAVAADGEQVAAEMQGTILSVEVNEGDEVAAGDVVCVLEAMKMENDVVAEAGGTVSQVLVGEGDSVDMGDVLVVIE
- the asd gene encoding aspartate-semialdehyde dehydrogenase, producing MTVRIGILGATGAVGQRFIQLLDDHPTFELAALTASEASAGTPYREAAKWRVNTPIPDDVAEMTVGRTHPDDVPDDVDLLFSSLPSSVAAEVEPRFLEEGYVVSSNSSNDRMAEDVPLTIPEINPGHLDLIEVQRDERGWDGALVKNPNCSTITMVPTLAALDEFGLERVNVTTLQAVSGAGYSGVTSMEIIDNALPNIGGEESKMETESRKLLGTFDGAEVELHGMDVAASCNRIPTLDGHLENVFADLADDPTVDEVAAAMRAFPGVDLPSAPEQLIHVFDDPARPQPRLDRDREGGMAVSAGGIQGTTNGVKYNCLAHNTIRGAAGASLLNGELLVEEGWV
- a CDS encoding rhomboid family intramembrane serine protease gives rise to the protein MGVSEAAGHLSRWREAHPATSTLSAVLVAAFAVESIVWWLFGYPAIDFWFSASASPSPGWLLAPLAHSSLAHLGGNLLFLLVYGSLAEADLSVPTWYWLFAVSALAGTAAQVWSYLLAGVEGGAVGASAGVVALVSFVGVRTAVEGPEERSTAAYLLGVAGGVGMLALIANDFFLTSGSGSAEFAHLLGVAVGTLAGVSIRR
- a CDS encoding cyclophilin-like family protein yields the protein MGPLRLTVADASREIELTADWTDDAPRTSAALAEALPVAGDAARWGDELYFSVPVDVGPENARAVVDVGAVAYWPAGSKLCLFWGPTPASEGEEPRAAAPVNVVAHVRDVSALTAVDGGAHVRAEEG
- a CDS encoding FAD-binding and (Fe-S)-binding domain-containing protein, with translation MAVDDPTREPSPETSAATLGHDRPDVAEYRDLASDLRDVLDGGVEFDEYAQVLYATDGSVYGARPAGVVFPTDIEDVQRAVDVATSHGVPVLPRGAGSSLAGQAVGPGCVVLDLSRHMDSILDVDPDARRATVQPGVVQDHLDARLEDHGLKFAPDPASSARATVGGGIGNNSTGAHSVRYGITDAYTEELKVVLADGSLIRTREVVIDSPEYEAIVEQDDLEAHIYRTVRGVVEDHAAEIEERYPTLKRCVSGYNLHKVVYENDDGERCLNLSKLLVGAEGTLGVVVEATVSLVTRPEETALVLYCFDDLVDAMRAVPEALEYGASAVELMDDEVFRLAAESTEYAQYAEGIPEGTTAALMLEFDSEQHGEFEAAIAETNDHFLADDAELLGEAPRRRETDGGATAGQAPEPAAAEAFAAVEAYTPEAQADVWKLRKAAIPLLMSMQGDPKPYPFIEDASVPPEELAEYVQQFERVLEENGTSAAYFAHAGVGTLHIRPILSLKAEQGIETMHDIADAVTDLVLEHHGAFSGEHGDGLARTEFNPKMYGEELWTAFKQVKTAFDPDWLMNPGKVVYRDDDPTDMRDDLRYGADYSSLEPQTALDFSEEGGFSHLVELCNGCGTCRQTESDVMCPTYRASKEEIQTTRGRANMLRAAISGDLPEDELYSDRFQEEVLDLCVGCKGCKSDCPTGVDMAKLKTEVKHQYHQREGTSAREKLFADIDSWSRLGSTLAPVSNWATKVPGARTVMESVLGIAKDRELPTFTRETLVDWFEARGGSRVSASEAAHRVLLFPDTYTNYSYPEPGRAAVRVLEAAGVHVSIPTDLEPSGRAAYSKGFLDLAHERAEANVDRLQGSVDDGWSVVFVEPSDAVMFQDEYRDLLSGPAVEQVSDAAYGVCEYLDVHRLDGELPTPAPESAGSLTYHGHCNQKATNKDHHAVGVLRRVGYAVDPLDSGCCGMAGSFGYEAEHFALSKAIGRILFDQVAESAGERVTAPGASCRSQLGDRGRAADAPPHPIELVAEALD